From one Bacteroides intestinalis DSM 17393 genomic stretch:
- a CDS encoding antirestriction protein ArdA, producing MEATTLSAARVYVGTYGKYNAGSLFGKWLDLSDYSDKEEFYDACRELHKDEEDAEFMFQDWENVPENLIGESWLSENFFALRDAVEDLGDTEQEAFFVWCNYKSRDFSNEDADDLVRDFQNAFLGEYEDEEDFAYEYVEECYELPEFAKTYFDYEKFARDLFMCDYWMDEGFVFRAA from the coding sequence ATGGAAGCAACGACATTATCAGCAGCAAGAGTTTATGTAGGCACATACGGCAAGTACAATGCAGGTTCACTTTTTGGCAAGTGGCTCGACCTTTCGGACTATTCGGACAAGGAAGAATTTTACGATGCCTGCCGGGAATTGCACAAGGACGAAGAAGATGCCGAATTTATGTTTCAGGACTGGGAGAACGTGCCGGAGAACTTAATCGGCGAAAGCTGGCTTTCGGAAAACTTTTTCGCTTTGCGTGATGCGGTGGAAGATTTAGGCGACACCGAGCAGGAAGCCTTTTTCGTGTGGTGCAACTATAAAAGCCGTGATTTTAGTAACGAAGATGCGGACGACCTTGTACGGGATTTTCAAAACGCATTTTTGGGCGAATACGAGGACGAAGAAGATTTCGCTTATGAATATGTAGAAGAATGTTATGAACTGCCGGAGTTTGCAAAGACTTATTTCGATTATGAAAAATTCGCCCGTGATTTATTCATGTGTGATTACTGGATGGACGAGGGTTTTGTATTCCGTGCGGCTTAA
- a CDS encoding ORF6N domain-containing protein, which translates to MDLQIIQNKIFEIRGYRVMLDFHLAELYGVQTKVLKQAVKRNEKRFPPDFRFTMTKEEWDELVTNCDQLPESLKHSYVLPDCFTEQGVAMLSSVLRSQTAIDVNISIMRAFVLMRQMVIGYEELLKRIEELEVSTDAQFNEIYQALTQLLSQSQQQKERRPVGFITYDRSGNE; encoded by the coding sequence ATGGACTTGCAAATCATTCAGAACAAAATTTTTGAAATCAGGGGTTACCGTGTAATGCTTGACTTTCATTTGGCAGAACTTTACGGAGTGCAAACCAAAGTATTGAAACAAGCGGTGAAACGTAATGAAAAACGCTTCCCACCTGATTTTCGTTTCACTATGACGAAAGAGGAATGGGACGAACTGGTCACAAATTGTGACCAGTTGCCGGAGAGCCTGAAACACAGCTATGTACTTCCCGATTGCTTTACAGAACAGGGAGTTGCTATGCTTAGTAGCGTGTTGCGTAGTCAGACCGCCATAGACGTGAATATATCCATCATGCGGGCGTTTGTCCTTATGCGCCAAATGGTAATCGGTTACGAAGAACTGCTGAAACGTATTGAAGAACTGGAAGTAAGTACGGATGCACAATTTAATGAAATCTACCAAGCCCTTACCCAGTTGTTAAGTCAGTCCCAACAGCAGAAAGAACGCCGTCCGGTAGGTTTCATTACCTATGACCGTTCAGGTAACGAATAG
- a CDS encoding sugar O-acetyltransferase, translating to MKTELEKCLSGEWYDCHAPVFMGFKRKTHELLLKYNSLPYDYKEEKYALLKEMFESVGKKVSVGHSFICDYGCNISIGNNVSINTGCTFVDCNKIIIGNNVLIAPNVQIYTATHPVELNERLTPTETEDGTAYIRHTYALPVTIEDGCWIGGGVIILPGVTIGRGSVIGAGSVVTKSIPANSLAVGNPCKVIREINTSI from the coding sequence ATGAAAACAGAATTGGAAAAATGCTTGTCGGGCGAATGGTATGATTGTCATGCTCCCGTATTTATGGGGTTTAAAAGAAAGACGCATGAATTGTTGCTGAAATACAATTCATTGCCGTATGATTATAAAGAGGAAAAGTATGCGCTATTGAAAGAAATGTTTGAAAGCGTTGGCAAGAAAGTTTCAGTAGGACATTCTTTTATATGCGATTATGGCTGTAACATCAGCATAGGTAATAATGTCAGCATAAACACCGGATGCACCTTTGTGGACTGCAACAAAATCATTATCGGCAACAATGTATTGATAGCCCCCAATGTGCAAATCTATACGGCTACCCACCCTGTTGAATTGAATGAGCGGCTAACACCGACAGAAACGGAGGACGGGACAGCATATATCCGTCACACGTATGCCTTGCCTGTTACCATTGAGGACGGTTGTTGGATTGGCGGCGGTGTCATTATCCTGCCGGGTGTTACTATCGGTCGGGGAAGCGTTATTGGAGCGGGAAGTGTTGTCACCAAATCCATTCCGGCAAACAGCCTTGCCGTAGGAAATCCATGTAAAGTAATTCGGGAAATCAATACTTCCATATAG
- a CDS encoding DUF7258 domain-containing protein: protein MKTTEVNKALIGRRCECIFTGLMVTGVIEDTQEDKYTTGVKVRFDTPHQWGDDLYHDVWAWGRKTDDFGTLHHLKLLPDKADYQTMVIIFGEPISRIDTLFSNDVTAWGVSSLQGWVNSYESTRFTPIDEETAVITSEYNMDCVKEWLQRNVLIKSLKIS from the coding sequence ATGAAAACGACAGAAGTAAACAAAGCACTTATCGGTAGGCGTTGCGAGTGTATTTTTACGGGTTTGATGGTAACGGGCGTTATTGAGGACACCCAAGAGGACAAATATACAACAGGCGTGAAAGTACGTTTCGACACGCCGCACCAGTGGGGAGATGATTTATACCACGATGTATGGGCGTGGGGACGCAAAACAGACGATTTCGGGACGTTGCACCACTTGAAATTATTACCTGATAAAGCAGATTATCAGACAATGGTAATAATATTCGGTGAACCGATTAGCCGGATAGATACCCTTTTCAGTAATGATGTAACGGCGTGGGGTGTTTCTTCCCTGCAAGGTTGGGTAAATAGTTATGAAAGTACCCGTTTCACCCCCATAGACGAAGAAACGGCGGTTATAACGAGCGAATATAACATGGATTGTGTGAAAGAATGGTTACAGAGAAATGTGCTGATAAAAAGCCTTAAAATCAGTTGA
- a CDS encoding TraL conjugative transposon family protein, with protein sequence MKVKKNCIEKVQDWADDKLRQMCGRITPGKRLTVILLMFVFFGGMSIYITVSSIYNIGKRDGQRLQIEHIRQLPLQQTNDSINPLNYPNDGRSTEE encoded by the coding sequence ATGAAAGTGAAAAAGAATTGCATCGAAAAGGTGCAGGATTGGGCGGACGACAAATTGCGCCAAATGTGCGGGCGTATCACGCCGGGAAAAAGGCTGACAGTTATACTCCTTATGTTTGTGTTCTTCGGCGGTATGTCCATCTATATAACCGTGTCCTCTATTTACAATATCGGAAAACGGGACGGGCAGCGGTTACAAATCGAACATATCAGGCAGTTGCCCTTACAGCAGACAAACGACAGTATCAACCCTTTAAATTATCCGAACGATGGAAGAAGTACAGAAGAATGA
- a CDS encoding DUF3873 domain-containing protein, which produces MQSLNKNGVSITQTPGEEKYVKCCLGAFRGQIYYQYDYRHTDGELFSTLAKTLDECRRQRDKWIEKKMQSDNK; this is translated from the coding sequence ATGCAATCACTTAACAAAAACGGGGTGAGTATCACCCAAACACCGGGAGAAGAAAAATACGTGAAATGTTGCTTGGGCGCATTCAGGGGACAAATTTATTATCAATATGACTACCGCCACACGGACGGCGAACTTTTCAGTACGTTGGCTAAAACGCTTGACGAGTGCCGCCGCCAGCGGGATAAGTGGATAGAGAAGAAAATGCAAAGTGATAATAAATAA
- a CDS encoding conjugal transfer protein TraO, whose product MKRSLIIMTLFALCLTFNQAHAQRYLPGMKALQVTAGMADGVHWNDNTDFAYHIGVAYSVYTKNANRWVLGGEYLEKRYNYKDIKIPVQQFTAEGGYYLNFLSDRRKTFFLSLGLSALAGYETSNRDKKILPDGSTLLDKDCFVYGGALTLELEAYLTDRVVLLLNARERTLFGSDIGKFHTQVGVGVKFIIN is encoded by the coding sequence ATGAAACGGTCTTTAATCATTATGACCCTTTTTGCGTTGTGCCTGACTTTTAACCAGGCACACGCACAAAGGTATCTGCCGGGAATGAAAGCCTTGCAGGTTACGGCAGGAATGGCGGACGGCGTACACTGGAACGATAACACGGATTTTGCTTACCACATCGGGGTTGCATACAGCGTTTACACCAAAAATGCAAATCGCTGGGTTCTCGGCGGGGAATACCTCGAAAAACGATACAATTATAAGGACATAAAAATACCTGTACAGCAGTTTACCGCAGAGGGCGGCTATTACCTGAACTTCCTTTCAGACAGGCGGAAAACCTTTTTCCTTTCGCTGGGATTGTCGGCACTCGCCGGGTACGAAACGAGCAACCGGGACAAAAAGATATTGCCGGATGGTTCTACATTGCTGGATAAGGATTGTTTTGTGTACGGCGGGGCTTTAACGCTGGAACTGGAAGCCTACCTGACTGACCGGGTGGTACTTCTCCTGAATGCAAGGGAACGGACGTTGTTCGGCTCGGACATCGGCAAGTTTCACACGCAGGTAGGCGTAGGAGTAAAATTTATCATCAACTAA
- a CDS encoding site-specific integrase, protein MKSTFKVLFYLKKGSEKKNGEVMIMARITIDGKLCQFSTKQSILPENWNMAAGKAKGKDAGRINALLEDIKASLNNIYHEQQRRDNYVTAEKVKNEFLGHSEKHETILDLFKKHNDDVKQLVGISKTIATYRKYEVTRRHLAEFIQSKYNISDIAINEITPMFITDFELYLRTTCKCSYNTTAKFMQFFKRIILIARNNGILIGDPFANYKIRLEKVDRGYLTEDEIKIILKKKMVSERLENVRDLFVFSCFTGLAYIDVANLTQENVRKSFDGKLWIITKRQKTNTDVNVPLLDIPKMILKKYKGKLPNGKILPVISNQKLNAYLKEIADVCGIKKNLTFHLARHTFATTTTLAKGVPIETVSKMLGHTNIETTQIYARITNNKIGNDMQGLDKKFVGIEKIYKEAL, encoded by the coding sequence ATGAAGAGTACATTTAAAGTCCTTTTCTATTTAAAGAAAGGTTCTGAAAAGAAGAACGGCGAGGTTATGATTATGGCAAGAATTACCATTGACGGTAAGTTGTGCCAGTTTAGTACGAAACAAAGCATCCTGCCCGAAAACTGGAATATGGCAGCAGGTAAAGCCAAAGGTAAGGATGCAGGCAGAATAAATGCCTTATTGGAGGATATAAAAGCATCCTTGAATAATATCTACCACGAACAGCAACGGCGTGATAACTATGTGACAGCCGAAAAGGTGAAGAATGAATTTTTGGGACACAGTGAAAAACACGAAACCATTTTAGACCTTTTCAAAAAGCACAATGACGATGTGAAACAGTTGGTCGGCATATCCAAGACGATTGCCACCTATCGTAAATACGAAGTGACCCGCCGCCACCTTGCCGAGTTTATCCAAAGCAAATACAATATATCGGATATTGCCATTAATGAAATCACTCCGATGTTTATAACAGACTTCGAGTTGTATTTGCGTACTACCTGCAAATGCAGTTATAATACGACTGCCAAGTTTATGCAGTTCTTCAAACGCATTATCCTGATAGCCCGTAATAACGGCATCTTGATTGGCGACCCGTTCGCCAATTATAAAATCCGTTTGGAGAAAGTGGATAGAGGGTATTTGACAGAGGACGAAATAAAAATCATCCTTAAAAAGAAGATGGTTTCCGAACGGTTGGAAAACGTCAGGGACTTGTTTGTCTTTTCCTGTTTCACAGGTTTGGCTTATATTGATGTCGCCAACCTTACCCAAGAGAATGTTCGCAAATCCTTTGACGGTAAGTTATGGATAATCACCAAACGCCAAAAGACCAATACGGACGTAAATGTTCCCTTGCTGGATATTCCCAAAATGATATTGAAGAAGTATAAGGGCAAGCTGCCGAACGGTAAGATACTTCCGGTAATCAGTAATCAAAAACTTAACGCCTACTTGAAAGAAATAGCGGACGTTTGCGGGATTAAAAAGAACTTGACATTTCACCTTGCCCGCCATACATTTGCGACCACAACCACGCTTGCAAAGGGTGTTCCCATCGAAACGGTTAGCAAAATGTTGGGACACACCAATATAGAAACCACGCAAATTTACGCCCGCATTACCAATAATAAGATAGGTAACGATATGCAGGGACTTGATAAGAAATTTGTCGGTATCGAGAAGATTTATAAAGAAGCCCTGTAA
- the traK gene encoding conjugative transposon protein TraK, translating to MEFKSLTNIETSFRQIRLFALVFICLCALITGFAVWNSYSFAEAQRQKIYVLDNGKSLMLALSQDMAQNRPVEAKSHVKRFHELFFTLSPDKDAIESNVKRSLFLADKSAFNYYKDLAEKGYYNRVISGNINQTVEIDSIKCDFNQYPYRVNTYARQMIIRESSLTVRSLITSCRLLNATRSDNNPHGFIMEAFTIMENKDLQTLKR from the coding sequence ATGGAATTTAAAAGTTTAACGAACATCGAAACGAGTTTCCGGCAAATTAGGCTTTTTGCGCTGGTATTTATATGCCTGTGCGCCCTGATAACGGGCTTTGCCGTGTGGAACTCTTACAGCTTCGCCGAAGCACAACGGCAGAAAATATACGTCTTGGATAACGGTAAAAGCCTGATGCTGGCACTTTCGCAGGATATGGCGCAAAACAGACCCGTGGAAGCCAAATCACACGTGAAACGTTTTCATGAACTGTTCTTCACGTTGTCCCCCGATAAGGATGCCATCGAAAGCAACGTCAAACGCTCGCTTTTCCTTGCCGATAAGAGTGCCTTTAATTATTATAAAGACTTGGCGGAAAAAGGATATTACAACCGGGTGATTAGCGGGAATATCAATCAAACGGTGGAAATTGACAGTATAAAATGCGATTTCAACCAGTACCCTTACCGGGTCAATACCTATGCCCGACAAATGATTATCAGGGAAAGCAGTCTGACAGTGCGAAGTCTTATTACTTCGTGCCGGTTGCTGAACGCTACCCGCAGCGACAATAACCCGCACGGCTTTATCATGGAAGCGTTCACCATTATGGAAAACAAGGATTTGCAAACACTTAAACGGTAA
- the traN gene encoding conjugative transposon protein TraN, protein MKKIFVMFALLLGVVTVKAQTTDTVQYVAGNNLYQGITRKLPYRQMVTPYGVEITFAKTVHIIFPSAVRYVDLGSNHIIAGKADGAENVIRVKATTEDFPGETNFSVICEDGSFYSFNAKYAREPELLNIEMKDFLENEDTSDFSHTRMNIYFRELGNESPLLVKLIMQSIYKNNDRKIRHLGSKRFGIQFLIKGIYTYNGMLYVHTQTKNSSNVPFDTDFIKFKIVDKKVPKRTAIQETVLDAVRSYNEVIEVAGKSVVRTVYALPKFTIPDDKLLLVELYEKNGGRHQVIRVENADIVNAEVINELKIK, encoded by the coding sequence ATGAAAAAGATTTTTGTAATGTTCGCCCTTTTGCTGGGCGTAGTAACTGTAAAAGCACAAACTACCGACACGGTGCAATATGTAGCAGGCAACAACTTGTATCAGGGGATAACCCGGAAATTACCCTACCGACAAATGGTAACACCCTACGGCGTGGAAATTACGTTCGCCAAAACGGTACATATTATTTTCCCGTCTGCCGTACGTTACGTGGATTTGGGAAGCAACCATATCATAGCCGGAAAAGCGGACGGGGCGGAAAATGTTATCCGGGTGAAAGCCACGACAGAGGACTTTCCGGGTGAAACTAATTTCAGCGTGATTTGTGAAGATGGCAGTTTTTATTCCTTTAATGCGAAATATGCCCGTGAACCGGAACTGCTGAACATTGAAATGAAAGACTTCTTAGAAAATGAAGATACGTCCGATTTCTCGCATACCCGAATGAACATTTATTTCCGGGAACTGGGGAACGAAAGCCCGTTGTTGGTAAAGCTGATAATGCAGAGTATCTACAAGAATAACGACCGCAAAATACGGCATTTAGGTAGCAAACGTTTCGGCATCCAGTTTTTAATCAAGGGAATTTATACCTACAACGGAATGTTATATGTACATACCCAAACGAAGAACAGTTCAAACGTGCCGTTTGATACGGATTTTATCAAGTTTAAAATAGTGGACAAAAAAGTTCCTAAAAGAACGGCTATTCAGGAAACGGTATTGGATGCGGTACGCAGCTATAACGAAGTAATAGAAGTTGCCGGGAAAAGCGTTGTCCGCACGGTGTACGCCCTGCCGAAATTCACTATACCGGACGACAAATTGCTACTGGTGGAACTCTACGAGAAAAACGGCGGACGACATCAGGTTATCCGGGTGGAGAACGCCGACATCGTGAACGCCGAAGTGATTAACGAACTTAAAATCAAATAA
- the traJ gene encoding conjugative transposon protein TraJ: MLLAAIEFDNLHQILRALYDEMMPLCSNMTGVAKGIAGLGALFYVAAKVWQSLARAEPIDVYPLLRPFALGLCIMFFPTFVLGTINTVLSPVVRGCNDLLQTQTFDMNEYRQQKDKLEYEALMRNPETAYLASDEEFDRQLEELGWSPSDMITMTGMYMDRAAYDIKKSVRDWFRELLELMFQAAALIIDTLRTFFLIVLSILGPLAFAISVYDGFQSTLTQWITRYISIYLWLPVADLFSSVLARIQTLMLQRDIEELSDPNFIPDGSNSVYIIFMIIGIVGYFTIPTVAGWIVSAGGTSGYNRNVTKAGVLAGAAAGAATGKIAGKLLK; encoded by the coding sequence ATGTTATTAGCAGCTATCGAATTTGACAACCTGCACCAGATTTTAAGGGCGTTGTATGATGAAATGATGCCCTTGTGCAGCAACATGACCGGGGTTGCGAAAGGTATTGCCGGATTGGGGGCTTTGTTTTACGTGGCGGCAAAAGTGTGGCAGTCGCTCGCACGTGCCGAACCTATAGACGTGTACCCGCTTCTGCGTCCCTTTGCGCTGGGGCTGTGTATCATGTTTTTCCCGACTTTCGTGCTGGGGACTATCAACACCGTGCTTTCCCCGGTTGTCCGGGGCTGTAACGACCTGCTCCAAACGCAGACATTCGATATGAACGAATATCGACAGCAGAAAGACAAACTGGAATATGAAGCCCTGATGCGAAACCCGGAAACGGCTTACCTTGCTTCGGATGAAGAATTTGACCGACAACTGGAAGAACTGGGGTGGTCGCCCTCCGACATGATTACCATGACGGGAATGTATATGGATAGGGCGGCATACGATATAAAAAAATCAGTCCGGGACTGGTTCAGGGAACTGCTGGAACTGATGTTTCAGGCGGCGGCTTTGATTATCGACACGCTACGCACGTTCTTTTTAATCGTGTTGTCTATACTGGGTCCGCTGGCGTTTGCGATTTCCGTTTATGACGGTTTCCAAAGCACGCTGACCCAGTGGATAACACGTTATATCTCGATTTACTTGTGGCTACCCGTGGCAGATTTGTTCAGCAGTGTGCTGGCACGCATACAAACACTGATGCTGCAAAGGGACATTGAGGAACTTTCAGACCCGAATTTCATACCGGACGGAAGCAATTCGGTATATATCATCTTTATGATTATCGGTATCGTGGGCTACTTTACCATTCCTACCGTGGCGGGTTGGATTGTGTCGGCTGGCGGGACAAGCGGTTACAACCGGAATGTAACCAAAGCGGGCGTACTCGCTGGTGCGGCGGCTGGTGCAGCTACCGGGAAGATTGCCGGAAAACTGCTGAAATAA
- a CDS encoding site-specific integrase, which translates to MKRQYHKEYLTREELTAFLKAKLSSEHLEKVRDVFVFSCFTGLVYEDLKKLRAEQLMTLPSGSHYLRIYVPMTRFSRTIPLLDIPYKIIKKYKGQQEDGGLFPLFPLPVMNIRLREIAFECGINKTITTFSARRTFATTIASENGIPLETAAKILGHSLLKSTLSVTCFTKNKIASDMSAISGQFKDMETMFNL; encoded by the coding sequence ATGAAAAGACAGTATCATAAAGAGTATCTGACCCGTGAAGAACTAACCGCCTTTTTAAAGGCTAAACTTTCTTCCGAACATCTTGAAAAAGTCCGTGATGTTTTTGTATTCTCCTGCTTCACCGGGCTGGTTTATGAAGATTTAAAAAAGCTACGTGCAGAGCAACTTATGACGTTACCCAGTGGTAGCCACTATTTGCGAATATATGTTCCTATGACCCGTTTTTCCCGTACTATTCCCCTGTTGGATATTCCTTATAAAATAATTAAGAAATACAAAGGACAACAAGAGGACGGCGGGTTGTTTCCGCTTTTTCCTTTGCCTGTAATGAATATTCGGTTACGGGAAATAGCTTTTGAATGTGGCATAAACAAAACTATCACCACTTTTTCAGCCCGCCGGACATTTGCCACCACGATAGCTTCGGAAAACGGTATTCCCCTTGAAACCGCAGCCAAAATATTGGGGCATAGTCTTTTGAAAAGTACGCTTTCAGTCACTTGCTTTACGAAAAACAAGATAGCCAGTGATATGTCCGCTATTTCCGGGCAATTCAAAGATATGGAAACCATGTTTAATTTATAA
- the traM gene encoding conjugative transposon protein TraM, whose translation MEEVQKNEMGTTVPETDGRPLKEEKPKRELTPQQAQQRKKMIVFPLMFLAFAGCMYLIFVPSSNDGTKREEVGGFNADIPLPTEDGIIADKQKAYEAAQLERKQREKMKTLQDFGFTLGDQQEAAELELIPESEEEPQNPGGSAYRGGSSSVRASADAYRNINQQLSTFYETPKEDKEKEELKRQVEELTAKLEDKEKASIGVDDQMAILEKSYELAAKYNLNGEQNGQVAQVAPAGTITQKPQAYPVQAVRENTVSGLQQPMNDVEFIQAYSQNRNYGFNTAVGTGYAMGKNTIAACIHQDQTLTDGQTVKLRLLEPLQAGNILVAKNTVVSGTVKVQGERLDVLVSSIEYAGNIIPVELAVFDTDGQKGLSVPSSMEQEAFNEAMANIGSGLGTSISFARSAGQQVAMDVTRGLLQGTSGYLAKKFRTVKVKLKAGYKVMLYAKQQ comes from the coding sequence ATGGAAGAAGTACAGAAGAATGAAATGGGAACAACCGTACCGGAAACAGACGGCAGACCTTTAAAAGAAGAAAAGCCAAAACGGGAACTGACCCCGCAGCAGGCGCAACAACGAAAGAAAATGATTGTTTTTCCCCTGATGTTCCTTGCCTTTGCAGGCTGTATGTACCTGATTTTTGTGCCGTCCTCGAATGACGGGACGAAACGGGAAGAAGTGGGCGGCTTCAATGCCGATATTCCCCTGCCGACAGAGGACGGAATAATAGCCGATAAACAGAAAGCCTACGAAGCCGCGCAACTGGAACGGAAACAACGGGAGAAAATGAAAACCTTGCAGGATTTCGGTTTCACGCTGGGCGACCAGCAGGAAGCGGCAGAATTGGAACTGATACCGGAAAGCGAAGAAGAACCGCAAAATCCCGGCGGTTCTGCCTACCGGGGTGGCAGTTCATCCGTCAGGGCTTCCGCCGATGCCTACCGGAATATCAACCAGCAGTTAAGTACATTCTACGAAACGCCCAAAGAAGATAAGGAAAAAGAAGAACTTAAAAGGCAGGTAGAGGAACTGACGGCAAAACTGGAAGATAAAGAAAAGGCTTCCATCGGAGTGGACGACCAAATGGCAATATTGGAAAAATCGTATGAACTGGCAGCAAAATATAACCTGAACGGGGAACAAAACGGGCAGGTGGCGCAGGTTGCACCAGCCGGGACAATCACCCAAAAACCGCAGGCTTACCCGGTACAGGCAGTACGGGAAAACACCGTTTCCGGATTGCAGCAGCCGATGAACGATGTAGAATTTATACAGGCATACAGCCAAAACCGGAACTACGGTTTCAATACGGCAGTTGGTACGGGTTACGCAATGGGAAAGAACACGATAGCTGCCTGCATACACCAAGACCAAACCCTGACAGACGGACAGACGGTTAAACTACGACTGCTCGAACCCTTGCAAGCCGGAAACATACTGGTAGCCAAAAACACGGTCGTATCGGGGACGGTAAAAGTACAGGGCGAAAGGCTGGACGTGCTGGTGTCCTCGATAGAGTATGCCGGAAACATTATTCCGGTAGAACTTGCCGTGTTTGACACGGACGGGCAAAAAGGTTTGTCCGTTCCGTCCTCAATGGAACAGGAAGCCTTTAACGAAGCTATGGCAAACATAGGCAGCGGGCTGGGAACAAGTATTTCTTTTGCTCGTAGTGCCGGGCAGCAAGTGGCAATGGACGTGACAAGGGGCTTGTTACAAGGTACGTCCGGTTATCTTGCGAAAAAATTCAGGACTGTAAAAGTAAAGCTGAAAGCAGGCTATAAAGTCATGCTGTATGCCAAACAACAATAA
- a CDS encoding AraC family transcriptional regulator gives MKRENLHQPFEICFSELDESQLKEHDHTFFELVYILSGTGIQWINNNKFPYHDGHLFMITPGDIHSFDIHTTTKFVYIKFNDIYIHSAVFGAENIQRLEFILQHANHRPGCILRNQTDKLLVKPMIEAIIREYVNRNIYSSEIITQLINTIVIVVARNIAMFLPEQIDENSEEKSLNILQYIQSNICYPEKIKAKAISQHFGISPNYLGRYFKKQTNETMQQYILNYKMKMVESRLLHSEMRISEIVEELGFTDESHLNRLFKKYKDCNPTDFRKKHRGQ, from the coding sequence ATGAAAAGGGAAAATCTACACCAACCGTTTGAAATCTGTTTCAGTGAACTGGACGAATCACAATTAAAGGAACACGACCATACTTTTTTTGAACTGGTCTATATTCTATCGGGAACAGGTATTCAGTGGATAAACAACAACAAATTTCCATATCATGACGGGCATCTTTTCATGATTACTCCCGGTGACATACATTCTTTCGACATTCACACTACGACAAAGTTCGTATATATAAAGTTCAATGACATCTACATTCATTCGGCTGTTTTTGGGGCGGAGAACATTCAACGGCTGGAATTTATATTGCAACACGCCAATCACCGTCCCGGCTGTATATTACGTAATCAAACCGATAAATTGCTGGTAAAACCTATGATAGAAGCGATTATCCGTGAATATGTGAATAGGAATATATACAGCAGTGAAATTATTACGCAGTTAATCAACACGATTGTTATTGTTGTTGCCCGTAACATTGCTATGTTCCTGCCTGAACAGATAGATGAAAATTCAGAAGAAAAGTCACTGAACATCTTGCAATATATCCAATCCAACATTTGCTATCCCGAAAAGATAAAAGCCAAAGCGATAAGCCAGCATTTTGGTATTTCACCCAATTATCTTGGGAGATACTTCAAAAAGCAGACCAACGAAACCATGCAGCAGTATATCTTAAACTATAAGATGAAAATGGTGGAAAGTCGGCTTTTACACAGCGAAATGAGAATTAGCGAGATAGTAGAGGAACTGGGATTTACGGATGAAAGCCATTTGAATAGGCTATTCAAGAAATACAAAGATTGTAATCCTACTGATTTTAGGAAGAAGCATAGGGGGCAATAA
- a CDS encoding DUF3872 domain-containing protein, giving the protein MDMKNVTYKIIMGCYIVVALVLVTACNDNLDIQQAYPFSIETLPVPKKLKVGETAEIRCQLVRDGRYLPTTYQIRYFQPDGKGALKMDNGTVFLPNDFYPLEKETFRLYYTSASTDQQTIDVYVQDSFGQLVQLTFSFNNDNDKEE; this is encoded by the coding sequence ATGGATATGAAGAATGTAACATATAAAATCATTATGGGCTGCTACATCGTGGTCGCCCTTGTACTTGTCACTGCCTGTAATGACAACTTGGATATTCAGCAGGCGTACCCGTTCAGCATCGAAACGCTACCCGTACCCAAAAAACTGAAAGTCGGGGAAACGGCGGAAATTCGCTGCCAGTTGGTTAGGGATGGGCGTTACCTGCCGACAACCTACCAAATACGGTATTTTCAGCCGGACGGAAAAGGGGCTTTGAAAATGGATAACGGCACGGTATTTTTACCGAATGATTTCTACCCGCTGGAGAAAGAAACATTCCGGCTTTATTATACCTCCGCATCGACCGACCAGCAGACTATTGACGTGTATGTGCAGGACAGTTTCGGGCAGTTGGTACAACTGACATTCAGTTTCAATAATGACAATGACAAGGAAGAATGA